aGGCATtttgacgtacggacggacagatgtACAGACAGACTAATATATGAATTGACATCACTGCATGCAAATGCATCACCTGACCCTAGGGCTAGGTATGAatctatttttttcatgaatatgtatcaagaataagatgAAACTTTTACTGAAATGACGATTTTTttaaatggcggccattttgaatgttctaaagaTAGAGCTCCAAAGAGCTTAGACCTTATATGTTAGCCTTTACATCCAAAATTCTTGTTTTTTGTCCAAACTTAGTCTATCTTTAGCAAAAGTTGGTATTTTTGTTCGGTCTGTctagattttttcaaatttcatgaagaatcGGAACTACAGCTAGTATCAGGAAACCTTTCCCAAATCAGCACACAAAAATATAATAggtattacatgtatgtataataaaAACGCTGCTAAAGATATAAACGTTGCGgccaatttttgttttatttagataacagtatattttgtagaaaattctgACAGACATAATTTTATGTGTGTGTTGTACTGTTAATCTCAAACATGTTCAGCTTTTAAAGAGAAACACTAAGTCTTTTATCTCTTGTTCGGGGTTCATTCACTTTGATTGGATTTCTCCCTTTAATACTTCCTCAATATAGTATAGAACCCGGATATATCTATTTCACTAGATAGCTTTCGAACTCTCGTTAGAACTAATCAGTTTGTTGTTGCAAACTAAAGGTACTGACAGGATATGAGCACACTGAAATTTGAAAGCTTTTCAGCGTGTGCTTGTTAAAACATCCGAAAGATCAATGCGATGCTGGAAATGCGTAATGTGACCTATGTTGTGTCTGGATGATTGAAGTCTAACAAAGGAAACGTTATATATCAAATGAACATGAAGATGACTGTTTCGATATCTGTCGTTCTATGTGACTCGGCTCTTTCAGAAAATCGGGATGAATAAAAGGATCGGCTTCACGAATTccctttttcttcattttttgtgCAATCTGACTTTCCACACCGACAGTAATTAGTAAAAATAACACGCCAGCTACAGTTACTATTAATCCAATTATTCTAAACTGTTCTTTATAAGTCCAGAACATTGTGCCTTCACCCAAGCTCCGGACTGTTGAACAGAAAATACCGACAGTTCCCATCAATAAACAGAACACCGATGGCACATAGAAGCGTCTTACTATCCGCAACTTCCAGTTCATCTGTTTCGTCCTCAAATGTCTTCGTTTCCGTACACTTTCGTACGTTCGTTGTTTCTTCCATTCTTCAGTTTTCGTTTTTAGTTGCTGCTCTTCTACTTTCCTTTGTAAGTTATTTGAAGAGGTCGAAGATTTACTTGATCtgtcagaaataaaaacaactgaaaatagaTGAtcgatatgttttgtttgtgttgggtttagcgccgtttttcaacagtacttcagtaatgtaacggcaggcagttaacctaactagtgttcctggattctgtaccagtacaaacctgttctccgcaagcaactgccaacttccccacatgaataagggGTGGAGGAcgactgatttcagacacaatgtcttttatcaaatacgcctcgcccagggctcgaactcacaaccccgagatccgtagacctgcgctctccctactgagctaagcgggcgggcttagaTGTTCGATATAACTAAATACTCAGACCTGTATTAAGCAATCAGCAATAGGACCGACACAATCTGGTTGATTAAGGCAGGTGGTTGCTTAAGACAAGTTAAAATTAGattaaaaaaagtcatttttttttggaAGTCAACTGAATGAGTTGCTCATTGAAAGTGGTAACTTAATACAGGTGACTGTAAAGACATGTCCAACTGTATCGGCTTTTGAATTGCGATTTTAGACTACCATCGAAGAGAGAAATGTGAGAATATGTATATGCATGTATTCCAAAATCAATCGCCTTCCCATTACACGTCTTTTAAACCCTAGCTCCACCACCAAGAAGTGGTTATAAGAAAATGTTGTCATTTCCGCTGTACAGCTATCATCAGATTCAGAATGTAAGTACTTacaatttgtgatagaacttgtATCAGAAATCGGAGAATGAAGTGTCGTGTAAGAATACTTTATACTTTTACTACAGCATGATCGTCATCTCGTTACGTAGGTACCAATTGCATTTCTGTTTCGCACATTAGCACATTCAGATCTCGCTGTATTCCAACTACATTTCCATACAATACATATTATAAGAATATAATCGCACATGCAAATAGCCTATATGTGTATGATACCTACACAAGCAAATTTCAGAATTCCCTAAAGCTCCCTTAAAAGAAATACGTTGGTATTTTTAACAAGTGGTGGCGCTTCCGCATCAGTTAAGGTACTTTTATTTCCTCCTCGATGGAGAGCTGCAGTGATTTTACAACTACTaattaataatattgttttaGATCTGAACAAAATTAACAGTTTATTTCtcatataacatttttatttctcagTTGTACGGAACAATTTACTATATTTGAATGCGAAAGATAACGAATAATAAATCATCGGAAATTGTTTGcaacatattttctgtatatattttcCAACGTCAACAGGCGAGTTTGAACATTGATAGTACCAGTAATCAATTCTAA
This DNA window, taken from Mercenaria mercenaria strain notata chromosome 19, MADL_Memer_1, whole genome shotgun sequence, encodes the following:
- the LOC123542413 gene encoding uncharacterized protein LOC123542413, translated to MTHMMFRNPFLSDSFGPDYESPMSRGFNLNGAVLHNSPRLFSRGGSSLPRWLNFKTAKNGTSQNLKAEAHVSTKVETVETQVKETVETQVKKIPSYVRSNSNRSSKSSTSSNNLQRKVEEQQLKTKTEEWKKQRTYESVRKRRHLRTKQMNWKLRIVRRFYVPSVFCLLMGTVGIFCSTVRSLGEGTMFWTYKEQFRIIGLIVTVAGVLFLLITVGVESQIAQKMKKKGIREADPFIHPDFLKEPSHIERQISKQSSSCSFDI